A DNA window from Pseudomonas tohonis contains the following coding sequences:
- the nuoN gene encoding NADH-quinone oxidoreductase subunit NuoN, whose amino-acid sequence MEFTTQHLIALLPLLVACATVVVVMLAIAWKRNHTLTFGLSVIGLNLALLSIIPALGVTPIEVTPLLKIDTFGCYYMGLVLASTLACVTLIHAYLGGNTGQGYPGNREEMYLLILLSACGGLVLVTAQHMAGLFIGLELLSVPVYGMVAYAFFNKRSLEAGIKYMVLSAAGSAFLLFGMALLYADAGTLSFAGIGARFSTEGAPNMLVHLGIGMMLIGLAFKLSLVPFHLWTPDVYEGAPAPVSAFLATASKVAVFAVLLRLYQISPATAGGWLNDLLGAIAIASILFGNLLALVQNNIKRLLGYSSIAHFGYLLIALIASKGMAVEAIGVYLATYVLTSLGAFGVVTLMSTPYNGRDCDALYEYRGLFWRRPYLTAVLTVMMLSLAGIPLTAGFIGKFFVIAAGVESGLWLLLGVMVLGSAIGVFYYLRVMVTLFLVEPNLRRHDADLHWAQRAGGIMLLFVALLAFFLGVYPQPLLDLVQHSGLVALAH is encoded by the coding sequence GTGGAATTCACGACTCAACACCTGATCGCCCTGCTGCCGCTGCTCGTCGCCTGTGCCACGGTCGTCGTAGTGATGCTGGCGATCGCCTGGAAGCGCAACCACACCCTGACCTTCGGGCTCTCGGTGATCGGCCTCAACCTGGCGCTGCTGTCGATCATCCCGGCCCTGGGCGTCACGCCCATCGAGGTCACCCCGCTCCTGAAGATCGACACCTTCGGCTGCTACTACATGGGCCTGGTGCTGGCATCGACCCTCGCCTGCGTAACCCTGATCCACGCCTACCTGGGCGGCAACACCGGCCAGGGCTACCCGGGCAACCGCGAGGAGATGTACCTGCTGATCCTGCTGTCCGCCTGCGGCGGCCTGGTGCTGGTCACCGCGCAGCACATGGCCGGCCTGTTCATCGGCCTGGAGCTGCTCTCGGTGCCGGTCTACGGCATGGTGGCGTACGCCTTCTTCAACAAGCGCTCGCTGGAAGCCGGCATCAAGTACATGGTGCTCTCGGCCGCCGGTTCCGCCTTCCTGCTGTTCGGCATGGCCCTGCTCTACGCCGACGCCGGCACCCTGAGCTTCGCCGGTATCGGTGCGAGGTTCTCCACCGAAGGCGCACCGAACATGCTGGTGCACCTCGGCATCGGCATGATGCTGATCGGCCTGGCGTTCAAGCTCTCCCTGGTGCCCTTCCACCTGTGGACCCCGGACGTGTACGAAGGCGCCCCGGCACCGGTATCGGCCTTCCTGGCCACCGCCAGCAAGGTCGCCGTGTTCGCCGTGCTGCTGCGCCTGTACCAGATCTCCCCTGCCACCGCCGGCGGCTGGCTGAACGACCTGCTGGGCGCCATCGCCATCGCCTCGATCCTGTTCGGCAACCTGCTCGCGCTGGTGCAGAACAACATCAAGCGCCTGCTGGGCTACTCCTCCATCGCCCACTTCGGCTACCTGCTGATCGCCCTGATCGCCAGCAAGGGCATGGCCGTGGAAGCCATCGGCGTCTACCTGGCCACCTATGTGCTGACCAGCCTCGGCGCCTTCGGCGTGGTGACCCTGATGTCCACCCCGTACAACGGCCGCGACTGCGACGCCCTGTACGAGTACCGCGGCCTGTTCTGGCGCCGTCCGTACCTGACCGCCGTACTCACCGTGATGATGCTGTCGCTCGCCGGCATCCCGCTCACCGCGGGCTTCATCGGCAAGTTCTTCGTCATCGCCGCCGGTGTCGAGTCGGGCCTGTGGCTGCTGCTGGGCGTGATGGTCCTGGGCAGCGCCATCGGCGTCTTCTACTACCTCCGGGTGATGGTCACCCTGTTCCTGGTGGAGCCCAACCTGCGCCGCCACGACGCCGACCTGCACTGGGCGCAACGCGCCGGCGGCATCATGCTGCTGTTCGTCGCCCTGCTGGCGTTCTTCCTCGGCGTCTACCCGCAGCCGCTGCTGGACCTGGTCCAGCACTCCGGCCTGGTGGCACTCGCCCACTGA
- a CDS encoding Na+/H+ antiporter family protein yields MNAVILAVAIMLVLSLCRVHVVMALVIGALAGGLLGGLGVQGTLDAFNKGLGGGATVALSYALLGAFAVAIARSGLAHALADSIVGRVERGGEAGGAALKWVLVALLLGVAISSQNILPIHIAFIPLLVPPLLYVLTRLQIDRRLVACVITFGLVTPYMFLPVGFGNIFLNEILLANVAKSGVDVTGVNVTEAMLIPALGMVAGLLLAVFVSYRRKRTYDLTLIARAEQVEAKYDRRSLAVAGVAIVVAFVVQLWLDSMIVGALVGFLVFSLSGVVRWNEVDDLFTQGMKMMAMIGFIMIAAAGFAEVMRATGQVTSLVEASAVLIGNSRALGALLMLLVGLLVTMGIGSSFSTVPIIAAIFVPLGMQLGFSPLAIVSIVGTAGALGDAGSPASDSTLGPTAGLNVDGQHDHIWDTVVPTFLHYNLPLLAFGWAAAMLL; encoded by the coding sequence ATGAATGCGGTGATTTTAGCTGTCGCCATCATGCTGGTGCTGAGCCTGTGCCGGGTGCACGTGGTGATGGCCCTGGTGATCGGCGCGCTGGCGGGCGGCCTGCTCGGCGGCCTGGGCGTGCAGGGCACGCTGGATGCCTTCAACAAGGGGCTCGGCGGTGGCGCGACCGTCGCCCTGTCCTATGCACTGCTGGGGGCTTTCGCCGTGGCCATCGCCCGTTCCGGGCTGGCCCACGCGCTCGCCGACAGCATCGTCGGCCGGGTCGAGCGTGGCGGGGAGGCGGGCGGCGCTGCGCTGAAATGGGTCCTCGTCGCCCTGTTGCTGGGCGTGGCCATCTCCTCGCAGAACATCCTGCCGATCCACATCGCCTTCATCCCGCTGCTGGTGCCGCCGCTGCTGTATGTGCTGACGCGCCTGCAGATCGACCGGCGCCTGGTGGCCTGCGTGATCACCTTCGGCCTGGTTACCCCTTACATGTTCCTGCCGGTGGGGTTCGGCAACATCTTCCTCAACGAGATCCTGCTGGCCAACGTGGCGAAAAGTGGCGTCGACGTTACCGGTGTGAATGTCACCGAGGCGATGTTGATACCGGCGCTGGGCATGGTGGCCGGCCTGTTGCTGGCGGTGTTCGTCAGCTACCGCCGCAAGCGCACCTACGACCTGACGCTGATCGCCCGCGCCGAGCAGGTGGAGGCGAAGTACGACCGGCGCAGCCTGGCGGTGGCGGGCGTGGCCATCGTCGTCGCCTTCGTGGTGCAACTGTGGCTGGACTCGATGATCGTCGGTGCGCTGGTGGGCTTCCTGGTGTTCTCGCTGTCGGGCGTGGTGCGCTGGAACGAGGTCGACGACCTGTTCACCCAGGGCATGAAGATGATGGCCATGATCGGCTTCATCATGATCGCCGCCGCCGGTTTCGCCGAAGTGATGCGCGCCACCGGCCAGGTGACCAGCCTGGTGGAGGCGTCCGCCGTATTGATCGGCAACAGCCGAGCCCTGGGCGCGTTGCTGATGCTGCTGGTGGGCCTGCTGGTGACCATGGGCATCGGCTCGTCCTTCTCGACGGTGCCGATCATCGCGGCGATCTTCGTGCCGCTGGGCATGCAGCTTGGCTTCAGCCCGCTGGCCATCGTTTCCATCGTCGGCACCGCCGGGGCCCTGGGGGACGCCGGCTCGCCGGCCTCAGACTCGACCCTGGGCCCGACCGCCGGCCTCAATGTCGACGGCCAGCACGACCATATCTGGGACACGGTCGTGCCCACTTTCCTGCATTACAACCTGCCGCTACTGGCATTCGGCTGGGCGGCGGCCATGCTTCTCTGA
- a CDS encoding AI-2E family transporter: MSESRYPLEIRSLILLLVLVTLAFGWILLPFYGAVFWAVVLAVVFSPLQRRLALRMGGRGNLSALISLGVCLLVAILPVFLIAALLVQQGADLYQRLDSGELDVGSYVARVREVLPESLQHQLDRFGLNDFDGLRDRIVSGAMQGSQFIATQAFSIGQDTFQVVIGFFLMLYLLFFFLRDGLDIVRGIRTAVPLGDNHKRRLQIKFTRVVRATVKGNVVVAALQGALGGLIFWVLDIPSALLWGVIMAFLSLLPAVGSGIIWAPVAAYLLLSGSTWQGVVLAVFGVLVIGMVDNVLRPILVGKDTRMPDYLVLLSTLGGLSLFGLNGFVIGPLIAALFMSSWDLFTSTRRQVKLP; encoded by the coding sequence ATGTCCGAATCCCGCTACCCCCTCGAAATCCGTTCGCTGATCCTGCTGCTGGTCCTGGTGACCCTGGCCTTCGGCTGGATTCTCCTGCCGTTCTACGGCGCGGTGTTCTGGGCGGTGGTGCTGGCGGTGGTGTTCAGCCCCCTGCAACGACGGCTGGCCCTGAGGATGGGCGGGCGCGGCAACCTGTCGGCGCTGATTTCCCTGGGCGTCTGCCTGCTGGTGGCGATCCTGCCGGTATTCCTCATCGCCGCCCTGCTGGTGCAGCAGGGGGCCGATCTCTACCAGCGGCTGGATTCCGGCGAGCTGGACGTCGGCTCCTATGTCGCGCGGGTTCGCGAGGTGCTGCCCGAATCCCTCCAGCACCAGCTCGACCGCTTCGGCCTCAACGACTTCGACGGCTTGCGCGACCGCATCGTCAGCGGCGCCATGCAGGGCAGTCAGTTCATCGCCACCCAGGCGTTCTCCATCGGCCAGGACACCTTCCAGGTGGTGATCGGCTTCTTCCTCATGCTCTACCTGCTGTTCTTCTTCCTGCGGGACGGCCTGGACATCGTCCGTGGCATCCGCACGGCGGTGCCCCTGGGGGACAACCACAAGCGCCGCTTGCAGATCAAGTTCACCCGCGTGGTCCGTGCCACGGTGAAGGGCAACGTGGTGGTGGCCGCGCTGCAGGGCGCCCTGGGCGGGCTGATCTTCTGGGTGCTGGACATCCCCAGCGCGCTGCTCTGGGGCGTGATCATGGCGTTTCTCTCGCTGTTGCCGGCGGTGGGGTCGGGGATCATCTGGGCACCGGTGGCGGCCTACCTGCTGCTTTCGGGCAGTACCTGGCAGGGCGTGGTGCTGGCGGTGTTCGGGGTGCTGGTGATCGGCATGGTGGACAACGTGCTGCGCCCCATCCTGGTGGGCAAGGACACGCGCATGCCGGACTACCTGGTGCTGCTCTCCACCCTGGGCGGGTTGTCGCTGTTCGGCCTCAACGGCTTCGTCATCGGCCCGCTAATCGCCGCGCTGTTCATGTCCAGCTGGGACCTGTTCACCAGCACCCGGCGCCAGGTGAAGCTGCCCTGA
- a CDS encoding alpha-ketoglutarate-dependent dioxygenase AlkB family protein encodes MHDTPDLSFDPCFLDAPDELFQHLVASVEWDTRMRARRTASFGVAYNYSQIDYPATSLPDALQALCERLHRRLGFLPNNCLLNLYEDGQSSMGFHSDDCSELAADTGVAILSLGSARPIHFRSKADRQREVTWELSPGSLLYMDQAVQAHWLHAIPRVASAGPRISLTFRRILR; translated from the coding sequence ATGCACGACACGCCAGACCTTTCGTTCGACCCCTGCTTCCTCGACGCCCCCGACGAGCTCTTCCAGCACCTGGTGGCCAGCGTCGAGTGGGACACGCGCATGCGTGCCCGCCGCACCGCCAGCTTTGGCGTCGCCTACAACTATTCGCAGATCGATTACCCCGCCACCTCGCTGCCGGACGCCCTCCAGGCCCTGTGCGAACGGCTGCACCGACGGCTGGGCTTTCTGCCCAACAACTGCCTGCTCAACCTCTACGAGGACGGCCAGTCCTCGATGGGCTTCCATTCCGACGACTGCTCCGAACTGGCTGCCGATACCGGCGTCGCCATCCTCTCGCTCGGCAGCGCCCGGCCGATTCACTTCCGCAGCAAGGCGGACCGCCAGCGGGAAGTCACCTGGGAGCTGTCGCCGGGCTCGCTGCTGTATATGGACCAGGCCGTCCAGGCCCACTGGCTGCACGCCATTCCCCGGGTTGCGTCGGCCGGGCCGCGCATCAGCCTGACCTTCCGCCGCATCCTGCGCTGA
- the nuoM gene encoding NADH-quinone oxidoreductase subunit M, with amino-acid sequence MILPWLILIPFIGGLLCWQGERFGNTLPRWIALLTMSLLFGLGLWLWATGDFTLAPSPEAGPVWAHEFKVQWIERFGITIHLAMDGLSVLMVTLTGLLGVLSVLCSWNEIQNRVGFFHLNLMWILGGVVGVFLAVDLFLFFFFWEMMLVPMYFLIALWGHSGSKGKTRITAATKFFIFTQASGLVMLVAILSLVLINYNNTGVMTFNYADLLKVQLTPTAEYLLMLGFFIAFAVKFPVVPFHSWLPDAHAQAPTAGSVDLAGILLKTAAYGLMRFALPLFPHASAEFAPIAHWLGVFAIIYGALLSFAQTDIKRLVAFSSVSHMGFVLIAIYSGSQIALQGAVVQMMAHGLSAAALFILCGQLYERLHTRDMREMGGIWGRMPYLPAISLFFAAAALGLPGTGNFVGEFLILVGSFQKAAWVTVIAATGLVFGSVYSLIMIHRAYFGPAKSDTPLLGLKPRELTMVLGLAALLILLGVYPQPVLDTSAASMHGVHQWLDAAFTQLASAR; translated from the coding sequence ATGATTCTGCCCTGGCTAATCCTGATCCCCTTCATCGGCGGCCTGCTGTGCTGGCAAGGTGAGCGCTTCGGCAACACCCTGCCGCGCTGGATCGCGCTGCTGACCATGTCCCTGCTGTTCGGCCTCGGCCTCTGGCTGTGGGCCACCGGCGACTTCACCCTGGCGCCCTCCCCCGAGGCCGGCCCGGTGTGGGCGCACGAGTTCAAGGTCCAGTGGATCGAGCGTTTCGGCATCACCATCCACCTCGCGATGGATGGCCTGTCGGTCCTGATGGTCACCCTCACCGGCCTGCTCGGCGTGCTGTCCGTGCTCTGCTCCTGGAACGAGATCCAGAACCGCGTCGGCTTCTTCCACCTGAACCTGATGTGGATCCTCGGCGGCGTCGTCGGCGTGTTCCTCGCCGTCGACCTGTTCCTGTTCTTCTTCTTCTGGGAAATGATGCTGGTGCCGATGTACTTCCTCATCGCGCTCTGGGGTCACAGCGGCAGCAAGGGCAAGACCCGCATCACCGCCGCCACCAAGTTCTTCATCTTCACCCAGGCCAGCGGCCTGGTGATGCTGGTGGCCATCCTCAGCCTGGTGTTGATCAACTACAACAACACCGGCGTGATGACCTTCAACTACGCCGACCTGCTCAAGGTCCAGCTCACCCCGACCGCCGAATACCTGCTGATGCTCGGCTTCTTCATCGCCTTCGCGGTGAAGTTCCCGGTGGTGCCGTTCCACTCCTGGCTGCCGGACGCCCACGCCCAGGCCCCGACCGCCGGCTCCGTCGACCTGGCCGGCATCCTGCTGAAGACCGCCGCCTACGGCCTGATGCGCTTCGCCCTGCCGCTGTTCCCCCATGCATCGGCCGAGTTCGCGCCCATCGCCCACTGGCTCGGCGTGTTCGCCATCATCTACGGCGCCCTGCTCTCCTTCGCGCAGACCGACATCAAGCGCCTGGTGGCCTTCTCCAGCGTCTCCCACATGGGCTTCGTGCTGATCGCCATCTACTCCGGCAGCCAGATCGCCCTGCAGGGCGCGGTGGTGCAGATGATGGCCCACGGCCTTTCCGCCGCGGCGCTGTTCATCCTCTGCGGCCAGCTCTACGAGCGCCTGCACACCCGTGACATGCGCGAGATGGGCGGCATCTGGGGCCGCATGCCCTACCTGCCGGCCATCAGCCTGTTCTTCGCCGCAGCGGCCCTCGGCCTGCCCGGCACCGGCAACTTCGTCGGCGAGTTCCTGATCCTGGTCGGCTCCTTCCAGAAGGCCGCCTGGGTCACCGTCATCGCCGCCACCGGCCTGGTGTTCGGCTCGGTCTACTCGCTGATCATGATTCACCGCGCCTACTTCGGCCCGGCCAAGTCCGACACCCCGCTGCTGGGCCTCAAGCCCCGCGAGCTGACCATGGTGCTCGGCCTCGCCGCCCTGCTGATCCTCCTGGGCGTCTACCCGCAACCGGTGCTGGACACTTCCGCCGCTAGCATGCACGGCGTGCATCAGTGGCTGGACGCAGCCTTCACCCAACTCGCCTCGGCCCGGTAG
- a CDS encoding methyl-accepting chemotaxis protein, whose protein sequence is MRLTLKSKVLLLALAPVILFALVLSGAAAKVLLNLAEGEVKETRERLIQESRQELQHYMQIALGSVQTLYDASPANDMAARDQAIEILKKIKYGKDSYFFAYDSQVIRLFRGDSPVDVGKSFSGRKDVNGVPVNDELVRVAKDDSHYVFYSSPLPGNESVQVPKLGYTYYLPKWDMALGTAVNLDGVEAQVAVVQEAIDARISTILTSIAVIAAILLVVFGIIGTALSNTFLRPLQQIKANLDDIAAGEGDLTRRLPADSHDELGELAGSFNRFVEKIHGLVRQIVDMTGQLTSLVGEVSAQAHRSEQAMERQRHETDQVATAINEMSAAAHEVAKSAQGAAEAAQQTDQEGQAAKKVVDGSITRIHALVGDIRESGASLDSLQQDVQSIVSVLGVIRSIAEQTNLLALNAAIEAARAGEAGRGFAVVADEVRALASRTQQSTQEIQGMIDRLQQGTQEAVTSMRRSSDAGEITSEQANQAGSSLDAIAQLIGTINAMNAQIASAAEEQTAVAEEINRSVHQIAVAVDSVADETQQGAQTARSLAALGERLGALVRQFRI, encoded by the coding sequence ATGCGCCTGACACTCAAATCCAAGGTCCTGCTGCTGGCGCTCGCGCCGGTGATCCTCTTCGCCCTCGTGCTCAGTGGCGCCGCCGCCAAGGTGCTGCTCAACCTGGCGGAAGGCGAGGTGAAGGAGACCCGCGAACGGCTGATCCAGGAGAGCCGCCAGGAACTGCAGCACTACATGCAGATCGCCCTGGGCTCGGTCCAGACCCTCTATGACGCGTCCCCGGCCAACGACATGGCTGCCCGGGACCAGGCCATCGAGATCCTCAAGAAGATCAAGTACGGCAAGGACAGCTACTTCTTCGCCTACGATTCGCAGGTGATCCGCCTGTTCCGCGGCGACAGCCCGGTGGACGTGGGCAAGAGCTTCTCGGGCCGCAAGGACGTCAACGGCGTGCCTGTCAACGACGAGCTGGTCCGGGTCGCCAAGGACGACAGCCACTACGTGTTCTACAGCTCGCCCCTGCCGGGCAACGAGAGCGTGCAGGTGCCCAAGCTCGGCTACACCTACTACCTGCCCAAGTGGGACATGGCGCTCGGCACCGCGGTGAACCTCGATGGCGTGGAGGCCCAGGTGGCCGTGGTGCAGGAGGCGATCGACGCGCGCATCAGCACCATCCTCACCAGCATCGCGGTGATCGCCGCGATCCTGCTGGTGGTGTTCGGCATCATCGGCACCGCGCTGAGCAACACCTTCCTGCGTCCCCTGCAGCAGATCAAGGCCAACCTGGACGACATCGCCGCAGGTGAAGGCGACCTGACGCGCCGCCTGCCGGCCGACAGCCATGACGAGCTGGGCGAACTGGCGGGGTCGTTCAACCGCTTCGTCGAGAAGATCCACGGCCTGGTGCGCCAGATCGTCGACATGACCGGCCAGCTCACCAGCCTGGTGGGCGAGGTATCCGCCCAGGCCCACCGCTCCGAGCAGGCCATGGAGCGCCAGCGCCACGAGACCGACCAGGTGGCCACGGCGATCAACGAGATGTCCGCCGCCGCCCACGAAGTGGCCAAGAGCGCCCAGGGGGCCGCCGAGGCCGCCCAGCAGACCGATCAGGAAGGCCAGGCGGCGAAGAAGGTGGTGGATGGCAGCATCACCCGCATCCACGCGCTGGTGGGTGATATCCGCGAGAGCGGTGCGTCCCTGGACAGCCTGCAGCAGGACGTGCAGTCGATCGTCAGCGTGCTGGGGGTGATCCGCTCCATCGCCGAGCAGACCAACCTGCTGGCGCTCAACGCCGCCATCGAGGCGGCCCGGGCCGGCGAGGCGGGCCGTGGCTTCGCCGTGGTCGCCGACGAGGTGCGTGCTCTGGCCAGCCGCACCCAGCAGAGCACCCAGGAAATCCAGGGCATGATCGATCGCCTGCAACAGGGCACCCAGGAGGCGGTGACGTCCATGCGCCGTTCCAGCGATGCCGGCGAGATCACCAGCGAGCAGGCCAACCAGGCCGGCTCCTCGCTGGACGCCATCGCCCAGTTGATCGGCACCATCAATGCGATGAACGCCCAGATCGCCAGCGCCGCCGAGGAGCAGACCGCCGTGGCCGAGGAGATCAACCGCAGCGTGCACCAGATCGCCGTCGCCGTTGACAGCGTCGCCGACGAAACCCAGCAGGGCGCCCAGACCGCCCGCAGCCTGGCGGCCCTCGGTGAGCGCCTGGGGGCCCTGGTGCGCCAGTTCCGCATCTGA
- a CDS encoding NADPH-dependent FMN reductase, whose translation MLNYAIVAGSSRANSQSGKVARFIRQRLVELQLASEAHTSVIDLGAQPLPLWPADDTGPWSEFQQQLKAADAVIVIAPEWNGMACPAIKNFFIYASKAELAHKPGLLVGVSSGIGGGYPISELRASSYKNCRLCYLPEHLIVRGVEKVLNGAEVAGEDDQRIRARMDYDLDILAKYASALKPVRETIDLSIPAFANGM comes from the coding sequence ATGCTCAACTACGCCATAGTCGCCGGCTCCAGCCGTGCCAACAGCCAGTCCGGCAAGGTCGCCCGCTTCATTCGCCAGCGCCTGGTGGAACTGCAACTGGCCAGCGAAGCCCACACCAGCGTCATCGACCTGGGCGCCCAGCCGCTGCCCCTGTGGCCGGCCGACGACACGGGCCCCTGGTCCGAATTCCAGCAGCAGCTCAAGGCCGCCGACGCGGTGATCGTCATCGCCCCCGAGTGGAACGGCATGGCCTGCCCGGCGATCAAGAACTTCTTCATCTATGCCAGCAAGGCGGAACTGGCCCACAAGCCGGGCCTGCTGGTGGGCGTGTCCTCCGGCATCGGCGGCGGCTACCCGATCAGCGAGCTGCGCGCCTCCAGCTACAAGAACTGCCGCCTCTGCTACCTGCCCGAGCACCTGATCGTGCGCGGCGTGGAGAAGGTGCTCAACGGTGCCGAAGTGGCCGGTGAAGACGACCAGCGCATCCGTGCACGCATGGACTACGACCTGGACATCCTGGCCAAGTACGCCAGCGCGCTGAAGCCCGTCCGCGAAACCATCGACCTGAGCATCCCGGCCTTCGCCAACGGCATGTAA
- a CDS encoding methyl-accepting chemotaxis protein codes for MQQQYREVDQVATASHEMSATAQDVARSAAQAAEAARGADHATRDGLGVIGKTTSAIEQLASEMSAAMEEVQGLASSSEQIGSVLEVIRAIAEQTNLLALNAAIEAARAGEAGRGFAVVADEVRNLAKRTQDSVEEIRQVIEGLQNGTREVVGSMHSSHRQAQGSVEQVEHAVAALHRIGDAVAVITDMNLQIASAAEEQSAVAEEINRNVAAIRDVTESLSGQAQESAQVSQALNRLANHQQGLMDQFRV; via the coding sequence ATGCAGCAGCAGTACCGCGAGGTGGACCAGGTCGCCACCGCCTCCCACGAGATGAGCGCCACCGCCCAGGACGTCGCCCGCAGCGCCGCCCAGGCCGCCGAAGCCGCGCGCGGCGCCGACCATGCCACCCGCGACGGCCTGGGCGTGATCGGCAAGACCACCAGCGCCATCGAGCAACTGGCCAGCGAGATGAGCGCCGCCATGGAGGAGGTCCAGGGCCTGGCCAGCAGCAGCGAACAGATCGGCTCGGTACTGGAGGTGATCCGCGCCATCGCCGAGCAGACCAACCTGCTGGCGCTCAACGCCGCCATCGAGGCGGCACGCGCCGGTGAGGCCGGGCGCGGTTTCGCCGTGGTCGCCGACGAGGTGCGCAACCTCGCCAAGCGCACCCAGGACTCGGTGGAGGAAATCCGCCAGGTGATCGAAGGCCTGCAGAACGGCACCCGCGAAGTGGTCGGCTCCATGCACAGCAGCCACCGCCAGGCCCAGGGCAGCGTCGAGCAGGTCGAGCACGCGGTCGCCGCCTTGCACCGCATCGGCGACGCGGTGGCGGTGATCACCGACATGAACCTGCAGATCGCCAGCGCCGCGGAGGAGCAGAGCGCGGTGGCCGAGGAGATCAACCGCAACGTCGCCGCCATCCGCGACGTCACCGAATCCCTCTCCGGCCAGGCCCAGGAATCCGCCCAGGTCAGCCAGGCGCTCAACCGCCTGGCCAACCACCAGCAGGGGCTGATGGACCAGTTCCGCGTCTGA